The Alkalibacter saccharofermentans DSM 14828 genome includes a window with the following:
- a CDS encoding O-antigen ligase family protein produces MINKYNSHILLKIIIIEMVLGGSGRVLTITSLLTIRYILFGLSLLYFSYEIYNNNYSIKNTPFYHEVNFFLAVYFMAILIGLFNGYDSLDVINSSKGYLYIFMIYPIGMMISSRELVKKAWEVFNNSALVLALLSIAIFAIFSYDESSYAVINPVLINLEYGHLSIRYGLPSVFFKASPYVAIALINNLFLFFNSPQQRDKFSILKILILLISILSTLTMGIWLASFIGLALCIVLSRPAIKKNTTLVLFSLIIVLIFVFNDFIIDALLNRLSPTDASFIIKKNQFFSLINIWRNNVVVGNGFGIKVFFESAVATREMVKFELFWIELLVNMGLIGLISFLLLIIKPIYKAVKLIKSEVINKTEVRLLQSGIVGLIMFSVISSVNPFLNNPIGLGYLILVMATINTYSKENRYGKAYNEI; encoded by the coding sequence ATGATTAATAAATATAATTCACATATTTTATTAAAAATAATAATAATAGAGATGGTTCTAGGTGGCTCGGGTAGAGTTTTGACAATAACATCTTTGTTGACTATAAGGTATATTTTGTTTGGTTTATCCTTATTATATTTTTCGTATGAAATATATAATAACAACTACTCAATAAAAAACACACCTTTTTATCATGAAGTGAATTTCTTTTTAGCTGTATATTTTATGGCTATTCTTATAGGGTTATTTAACGGATATGATTCTTTAGATGTAATAAATTCTAGCAAGGGATATTTATATATATTTATGATTTATCCAATAGGCATGATGATTTCAAGTAGAGAATTAGTCAAAAAAGCATGGGAGGTTTTTAATAACTCCGCTTTAGTTTTGGCACTGCTATCCATTGCAATATTTGCAATATTTAGCTACGATGAAAGCAGCTACGCTGTCATTAACCCGGTACTCATTAACTTGGAATATGGCCATTTATCGATTAGATACGGTTTGCCGAGTGTGTTTTTTAAGGCTAGTCCATATGTAGCTATTGCATTAATAAACAATTTATTTTTATTCTTTAACTCCCCGCAACAAAGAGACAAATTTAGTATACTTAAAATCCTAATATTGTTAATTAGCATATTAAGTACTCTTACTATGGGTATTTGGTTAGCATCCTTTATTGGATTGGCATTATGTATAGTTTTATCTAGACCTGCGATTAAAAAAAATACTACATTAGTACTATTCAGTTTGATTATAGTTTTAATTTTTGTTTTTAATGATTTTATTATTGATGCATTACTAAATAGATTAAGTCCAACAGACGCAAGTTTTATAATTAAGAAAAATCAGTTTTTTAGTTTGATTAATATTTGGAGAAATAATGTAGTTGTAGGAAATGGTTTTGGAATCAAAGTTTTTTTTGAATCAGCAGTAGCAACTAGAGAGATGGTGAAATTTGAATTATTTTGGATTGAGTTGTTAGTTAATATGGGTCTGATTGGATTAATCAGTTTTCTATTATTAATAATTAAACCCATTTATAAAGCCGTCAAGTTAATAAAAAGCGAAGTTATAAATAAAACTGAAGTGAGGTTATTGCAATCTGGAATTGTTGGTTTAATAATGTTTTCTGTGATATCTTCTGTAAACCCATTTTTAAACAATCCTATTGGACTAGGATATTTAATACTTGTCATGGCAACTATAAATACATATTCAAAAGAAAATCGATATGGAAAGGCATATAATGAAATTTAA
- a CDS encoding glycosyltransferase — protein MKFNLIIIMYNLNCHKSPIVNSLLEIYRNSNLSHIRVFICDNSTKVDIKIKNKEYCGEKEFVYVDMNGNKGLSKAYNKAIELINEKEWIVLFDQDTLIVDNYFLELEKSITRNKHVSIHVPIIKSEDIIISPCLLKKMKVKQFRVEVNKNYSDITAINTGMCINKRVFSKTGGYNEDIFLDYLDHYFMREYYKYYKEVAVINATLIQSFSGHDNSSFETSLLRFKIFLNDFFVYCCEAGGGKIYYSRKILLRAIKLSFIYKNIAFLKMVLKR, from the coding sequence ATGAAATTTAATTTAATTATTATAATGTATAATTTAAATTGTCACAAATCACCAATTGTTAATTCCTTATTGGAAATATATCGGAACAGTAATTTGTCACATATAAGAGTTTTTATATGTGACAACAGTACTAAAGTCGATATTAAAATAAAAAATAAAGAGTATTGTGGTGAAAAAGAATTTGTTTATGTAGACATGAATGGAAACAAAGGTCTAAGTAAAGCTTATAATAAAGCAATCGAGCTTATTAATGAAAAGGAATGGATTGTTTTATTTGATCAAGACACACTGATTGTGGATAATTATTTTTTGGAGCTTGAGAAGTCCATTACAAGGAACAAACATGTGAGTATACATGTTCCAATTATAAAATCAGAGGATATCATAATTTCACCATGTCTTTTAAAAAAAATGAAGGTAAAACAATTCAGAGTTGAAGTCAATAAGAATTACTCAGATATAACTGCAATTAATACCGGCATGTGTATAAATAAAAGAGTTTTCAGTAAAACAGGAGGATATAACGAAGATATATTTCTCGATTACTTAGATCACTATTTCATGAGAGAATATTATAAATATTATAAAGAAGTGGCTGTAATAAATGCAACCTTAATTCAGAGTTTTTCAGGGCACGATAATTCAAGCTTTGAAACCAGTTTATTAAGATTTAAAATATTTTTGAATGATTTTTTTGTTTATTGTTGCGAAGCTGGAGGAGGAAAAATATATTACAGTAGGAAGATATTGTTAAGAGCGATAAAATTAAGCTTTATATATAAAAATATTGCATTCTTAAAAATGGTTTTAAAGAGGTGA